Genomic segment of Steroidobacter denitrificans:
CGTGGCGTACGGCTCGCCGTGATGCGCGTTTGGAGAACCCGCGAGTTCGACCAGCAGGCGGGCCATCACGCATTCGGATCGATCGCGCTGAGTCTGGAATTTTGAAGACACCTGCAACCATTCGTTAGACCCAAAGCATTCGTCACAACATCAATGGAGAAATTCGTGAGCCAGCCCTTGAAACCCAGATCGTTCTTCATCGTCTCGCTGTCCGTGCTCTTGGCAACCTTCGCCACGGCACTCGGTGCGCAGTCCGTAGAGGCGGCAAAGCCAATGGCGCTTCGTACCATAATGGAAAGGCTTGGTCGCGACATGCAAGCCGTCACGGGCGCGATCTCCAAAGAAGACTGGCCACTGGTCGCCGAGCTAGCACCACGAATCGCCAAGCATGCCGAGCCGCCCATGTCGGAAAAGATGCGCATCCTTGCCTGGCTTGGAGCAGACGCTGGAAAGTTTCGGGGTCTTGATGGACAGGTGCATGACGCCGCGACCGCCATGGGCGAGGCCGCGAAGCGGGGTGACGGCCAAGCAGTCATCGCGACTTTCTCCAAGATCCAGCAAAGCTGCCTAGCCTGCCACCAGAGTTACCGTCGCTCGTTCGTGGAAAAGTTCTATGGAAGCCGCTAGTGGGTCAGTATCACACCGGCGCTGACAAGTATTACTCTGGCGCTAACAGCTAGCAAAGGATGACTGAAGAAATCAAGTTCTGCCCCACGGTTGATGATCAGTTGATCGCCGATTCCGTTGGCGCGCTGGTCTGGTGATCCAAGTCAGTGCTCCGCTTCGTGCGCAGCCGATAGCTGTCGCCACCGGGCGGTTGCCGGTCACCGGCATCGAGCCCCACTCGTAGCGGCGGCTCACGATCTCGAAGAACAGTGCGAATGTCCTGCTAAGTGGCGGCTTCACCGTCGAGAACCGGCGGTGCTTCGACTCCGGTGAACGCTCGAAGGCCCGCTTCCTGCGCTTGCACAGGCACCTGTGCCCGCAGGGCCCGGCCGCGGCCGCAAGGCGCTTGTTGCGCGCGAGGTTCGCATCAAGGCGGGCGAGACCACCGTATCGAAGGCCACATCACGCTAGACTCGAAGTCGCGGACGGTTCGCGCGACGGTCAATGCCCACCAAGCGCTCATCCAGCGCCGGAAAACTCGCCGCGGGCACGTCGAATACGAGACGGTCGGCCAGGTCGACGCGGACGAGCGCTTCGCACTGGCGCACCTCAAGCGTCGAAGCGAGCAGGTTGTGTAACTAAGCCTGCTCGATCGCGTCTGCAAGCGACTGCGGACATGCGCCGGTCTCCAAGCCAGCAGCGCCAAGTTCATTGCTGGAGTTCCCAGGATTTAGTGGAGAGTGGTATATAGCAAGCGTCTCCTGGGAGTTACTCCATGCCCACCAAGTTTAGCTCGGGAAGGGTTAGGCAGATCTACCGGTTCATTGAAGCTCATCGAAAGCTGTATAGCATCGAAGCCATATACAGCCTACTCGAAGTAGCACTTGCCAAGCTGCGAGGCCAAGCAGGCCTCGATGTCCCGCAGGCTTTCCCGAAAGTGATCTGAGCGAAGGCCATGGGCAGAAACTGATCCAGGCAGCTGAAGGTGCGCACGTTGAAATCACCCCGGTACGTGGCAATTCAGTACCGCCATAGGACCCCTACAGAAGGCACAAGTGGCAGCCAGCTGTCAACGTCGGATTCATAGTGCACGCTTCCGCTCTCGTTGACGTGGGACTTGTATTGCACGCAGCATGCATTGGCCTTGGACGTCGCATTCGTAACTTCCGCGAACACATCCAGGACACCGCGGCTCAAGGCGAACACCCGAGTCACCCGAAGATCCAGCGAGTTGTAGGAGCCAAAGTGGTCGCGATTGCGTACCCCGCTCGATACGCGGGGAACGCCTGAATCGAATTCGATGCGGAGCGGCGTCCTGGGCCAACCGCTGTGATAGCTGTTCGCGAGCGAGACGGTCCACGGCCCCTTCGACCATACGACACCCAACGTGAGTGCATGCCGCTGATCCCAGCTACGAGGAACGTCCCGGCCGTCGATCCGATCCTCTGCTCTCGACCAAGCGTAGCTCAGCCATCCGCTCCATGACCCGTGCGGCCGCAACCGCAGGAGAGCCTCGATACCATAGGCACGCGCACTGTCCGGATCGATCATGACCCGGTCGAACTCGGCTTCGGGAAATAGCACGACAGGATCGAACATGTTTTCGAACCGCGGGCTCAATCTGCGGTATCGCTTACGATAGGCTTCGATCCGCAGATCGAGCCCTGTTGCAAATGCGTGATCGAACCCGACGATAAAATGGTCCGCGGACTGCACAGGATTGAAGCGATCGATTCCATCCTCGACTTGCAGCTCATTGATGCCTTGCGGCTGATAGAAGCGTCCCCAGCCGACGCGCAAGTTCGAATGCCGCCCGAGTGCGTACAGTGCGCTCAGACGCGGGCTCCATTGCGCTCCATCTCCGGAACCGTCGTACGTTTGCGTGTCGAATCGCAAACCGCCTTGGAAAGTCCAGCGATCGGTGATGTCTGTCCTCACATCCCAATACGCGACGGCCTCATAGCCATCGGGCTCGGGGGACAAATCGCGCTGCACTTGCAGTGCCGGCGATCCGGGAAATGGCGTACCTGCCGCGAGGCTCACATCGCTTACGTAGCGGTACTGGCCCCAGAGCCTGCGCCCCTCGAGGCCGAAACGATGCTGTAGCAGGTCGGTATCCAGCAAGTTTTCCCAGCGAAGGCCGAGCACATGAAAGGTTCGCTCGTCGTTCAGCATTGCAGTCCGCGCCGCTTCGCTGATGCGGCCATAGCGGTCGTTCGACAGGTCCGTGTACGACAGGATCCCGCGTGAGCTTGCCGCTTCCGACCACTCATGTTCCAGCGTCGCCCACGCGTATACGTTGCGATACTCGGCTGTAACTTTCTGCGTTTCGCGCGCTCGAAGCGCCTCTATCGTATCGATTGATACGAGCACATTGAACGATGCTCTCGTGCGCTCGGTAAGCGAATAACCGAGGCGTCCGAAAGCGTCTTGGTAATTCGGTTCGCCGAACTCGGCTTCACTGAACTTCGCGAGTTCGCCGAGATTGCTGCGTCGATACGACAGCAGTGCGCGCCCCCGATCTTCCGCAAAAGAAACGGACCCGAGCGCCGATGCATGAAATAAATCGACGCCGAGTTCGAAGTATCGCGGTTGGCCAGGACGGATGCTGTGTGCCTCGATGACGGCGCTCATTCTGTCACCGTAGATGGCGGGGAAACCGCCCGAGTAGTACGCGACAGAATCGATCAGTCGCGAGTCGAGCAAACTCACCGGACTCAAAAAATTCTTTAAGTGAAAGGGCTCATACAGGCGCAGCCCGTCGAGAATAATCGCAACCTCACCAGGTTCGCCGCCGCGTACTGGACCGATGCCCGAAAAGCCGTTTGTCGCGCTTCCCGGAAGCCGCTGTACCGCTCTCAACGTCTCTCCTGCCAATTGCGGGAGATCTTTGATCTGATCCTGCGTCAGAAATGTCGCCGTCGTAGCGAGGTCATTGCTCAGGGTGTAGCGGCTCGTCTGTACAACGAGTTCCTCAATGGGATATGCGTCCGCTGACGGCGGTCGCGGACCAGCCGTCTTTGCCGCGCGCGCTATCGAATAGATTTTGGGTGCCGCCTCCAGCAGCATAAGGCCGTGCGGCGCCAGAATCTCACGTGCGAGTTCGACACCGCCACGTGCGACTGGCTCTACCGTGATACGCAGCCCCGCAGGGACCGTGTGCGTACTGTAGATGAATACAAAACCGGCGCCCCGCAACTCGTCGAGCACATCGCTTACGCGACGATTCGCATAAGGTGATGCGTACACCGTACTCGTGCAACTGGCTATGCACGCAACGAGCGCACGCAGCACATGTCGCAACGTCATTCGATTGGAACGATTCAACATCGGCGCTACGTCAGCCGCGCGCGACGACGACCAAGCCCAGGACCATGAGCGAACCACCTACGAGCTTCGCCGCGGTAATGGGCTCTTTCAGAATGAGAAACGCAAGAACGACTGCGACGACCACACTTCCCTTGTCGATCAGAGCTACCGTTGCCACCTCGCCGGCGTGGATCGCCTTGTAATAGAAGATCCAGGAGATCGCGGCGAGCGCTCCCGACAGGGCGAGCCAGCCGAGGTTAACCGCTGTCAGCGATTGTAGCTCCGAGCGCGGCACGATCACTGCTGCAGTTGCAAGCACGATCAGGAAAACAACACTGGTACGCACCGCTAGACCGAGTTCCGCCGAGATTCCCGTGAGTCCCAGCTTCGCGACGACTCCCGTCGCACCTGCGAACACCATCGAGACGATCGCGTACCAGATCCAACGATCCATCGACTGCTCCCGGAGGATTCGATTCGTAGAGCCGCATTGAAAAGCAAAATACGTACACCGATGCGGCGACCACCCATACGATGAACGCGCTCCACATGTCGTGCGATAAGAAGTGCGCCCCGCGCGCCTGTTGTGCAAAGCCGAAGGTAACGCCACAGGCTATACTAACCCATAACCCTGCACGCGCGAATGCGTATCCGCGCTCGCGAAACACGAAGTATAACGTTACGAGCGCATAGCCCGAGCTTGCGTGCGCAGCAGGAAAGCAGTGGCCGGCGCGTAACGCATCAGGACGATCCGCAAACAAGGGAACGAGCGGAAAACGTCCGCCGAACGGCACGAGATCCCAAGGACAGTCTACGTTCGTGACGGACTTCAACAAGCCGACGACACCGATACCGAGCACGGTCGCGATCACGAAGTAGGCCGCGGGCCGCCGCAGTGCGCGCCACCGCGAGTGGACCGACGCTGCTATCCAAATCGCGAGCCCGGCCGCCACGATGACTCGTATCGCCCAGCGACCACCCGTGTGCAGGAACGCTTCGATCCACCAGTTGTGAGCGCCGAGCCAGCGCTCGTGCGTCGCATCGAAGAAAAATCTCCGTGCAATCGCAATATCCGCGTCCGTCAGCGCGAACAACACGGCCAAAGGGATGAATACCAGCAATGGCCAGCGCACCTCGCGCCACCATGCCTGCCGAAGGGAGTAGGTCATTAGAACGATTTTTTTGTTTCAATCGTGAGTTGCATTGCGTCGATATCGTCGGTTCGATCGAGAGGAATTGCAATGTCGATATGCAGAATGTTACCGAGGCCGGAGCGCGCGCTCCCAAGGCGCAGACCGACACCGACATCGGTTAGCCAACCCTTCGGTACGGCAGCGAATCGATCGCGTCCCCACATACGACCTGCATCGGCGAAAACGGCCGCGCCGACATTGACCAGCTTCAGCGGCTGCCAATTGGTGTAGAACCGTTGCTCCAAGGCCAATACAGCGCTTGACGTACCGGCCTGATAGCGCAACGGATAACCTCTTAATCCATTGTCACCCCCCAGGAGAAGTTGTGTATCCTCATCGAGATACGATGCCCATGTCGCGGCGAGTCTCGCAAAAAACACACGATGCTTCGACTGCCGCTTGTAGTACTGCCCATCCGCTTCGAGCTGTGCGTTGCGCAGATCGCCTGCCTCGACTCGCGACTTCAACTCGAAGCTTCCGATCAGGTACTGCTCATTGCCAAGGTCGAATCCTGCTTCGCCATCCGTCCTGAGCATGAATGCGTTACTCGTCGAGCCCAGCGCCGAGGAAGCCCATCCGGCAGTCATCGTGAGAGAGCGCCCGAGGTGCACGTCCTCGGTTCGCCCAATCTGATTGAGATTCCTGGTCGTGATATATGCGTCTTCGATCCACTGCACGCCGACGTACGGATAGACATAGTTACGATCACTGGGAATGAGGGCTGTCGGATCACTCGGATCGGTGCTGAAACTGCGTTTGTCGTAGCGTAAGCCGAATAGGTAGCGGATCGCCCGTCCATCTACGAGCCCGCGCGAGATGCCGCCGTCGAATCCTATCGCGCGAACGCGCGCGCCGAAGCGCTCGGTCTCCTTGCCCAGCGAATAGCGAGGCAGCGTTGCGTCGGTATCGATCGCGTTGAGTTCTGCGCACCAGCGACTGTCGAGAGAGTAGAAGGGTCGCCCGAACGAAAGCTGATCGTCCGAGCCGTCGCTAAGCGTTGAGTGCGCCGCCGACAACCGCCACCAACTGCCGAGCACATGCGGGTCCACGTACCCTAACCGCCAGGCGCTGCGGTCGACATTCTGGGATCGACCCACCGAAATGGTCTTGCCAAGACCCAGAAAATTCGTATCCTCGAATGCGAATTTTGTGCTGTTCTCCCCGCCCTTACGCCCGAAGGAAATACCGGGACTCATCGTCCATACGTCGCGCACACGCACTAACACATCAACCGTATTGTCGTCATTATAGTGCAGCGTGCGGATCGACGCTTCGCCAAGATATCGCTGTTCACGCAAAAGACGTTCGGTCTCATCGAGCACGCGCCGACTAAAGAGATCGCCTTCCTTGAACAAGAGATGCTGGCGGATCGTCGTTACGTGCGTGTCGACATGCAGTGCGTTCACAACCCTATACGGCGCAGCAAGCGACAAGGTCTGCTCGAAAACATCGTCTACAACGACCTGAACCCTGCCGATTCGCGCGCCACGGCGCTCGAATTCCCGATCCGACGGGAGATCGATGAACGCTCGACCACTAGCCCGGATATCTCACCGCTAGGGGGTGCATCGAGGCTGTGATTGGGTAAAACTTGTTTTACGACGACGAGTTAAGACCCAACCACAGGAGTCCCCGATGCCGACACAGTGTAACGCTGAACAACTGCAATTTTCATGTGTAGAACGCCGCCGGGTGGTGGCGGCATTTGACGGCGGCACGGTCAGCTCGGATGCCGGCGCATTGCTGCTGGGCAAGTGCGATGAAGCGATCGGATTGATCGATCGGCTGGCGGGGTGTTTTGTCGATTCGCGCGATCCGAACCTAATCGAGCATACGGTGAGGACGCTGATCGGGCAGCGCGTGTTCGCGATGGCGCTAGGGTATGAGGACCTGAACGACCATGACAGTCTGCGCCATGACCCAGTGTTCGGCGCCTTGTTGGGCAAGCTTGAGCCGAAGCGTCGCGGCGATTGTGCGGCGCTGGCGGGCAAGAGCACGCTGAACCGTCTGGAGTTGCACGCAGCGCAAGGCATCAGCCGCTATCACAAGATCCGCCCCGATACACAGGCCATCGAGGGGCTGTGGGTGGATCTGTATCTGGATGCCCACCACGAGGCGCCCAGCGAGATTGTCCTGGACCTGGATGCCACCGATGATCCGCTGCACGGTCATCAGGAAGGCCGATTCTTCCATGGCTATTACGACGGCTATTGTTATCTGCCGCTGTACATCTTTGCGGGCGAGCATCTGCTGTGTGCGAAGCTGCGTCGCTCGAACATCGATGGGGCCGCCGGGGCGCGCGAGGAAGTCGAGCGCATCGTGGCGCAGATCCGCCAGCGCTGGGGCGCGGTGAAGATTATTCTGCGCGCCGACTCGGGCTTTTGCCGCGAGGAGCTGATGAGCTGGTGCGAGCAAAACGCGGTGGATTATGTGTTTGGGCTCGCCAGGAACGCCCGCCTGGTGCGCTCGATCGGCGCCGAGTTGCAGGCCGCGGCGGCCGAATCACGCGAGACGCAGCAGTCTGCGCGGCGCTTCAAGGAACTGGTGTATCGAACGCGCAAGAGCTGGTGTCGTGCGCGACGCGTGGTGGCCAAAGCGGAACAAACCGGGGATAAAGCCAACCCGCGCTTCATCGTGACCAGTGTGTCGATGCGGCAGTGGCCAACGCGCGCGCTGTATGAAGAGTTTTACTGCGCCCGTGGGGAATGTGAGAACCGCATCAAGGAAGCGCAGCTGGATCTGTTCGCCGATCGACTCTCAACCGCCACGTTCCGGGCCAATCAGTTGCGCCTCTGGCTGTCCTCGGCTGCCTACGTGTTGATGCACGCGCTACGTCGTATCGGACTGGCTGGCACTGCGCTCGCACGTGCCTGTGCGAACACCATTCGACTGCGATTACTGAAAATCGGCGCTGTCGTCACCGTGAGCGTGCGGCGCGTGAAACTTGCCATGAGTGAGGCCTGTGCAACCCAGCGCGAGTTCATCGCAGCCTTCCACGCCTTGAGCGCTGCGGCGCGATAAACCGCACCCCCACGAACCAGACTGCCTCAACGTTGCACCATCGCCTCGATTACCGCTCGCTCGCAGCGGCGGTATTCTATATCCAAAAATCCACCTCCTCATCGGCGCGCCGCGCCGCGCTCGTGCCTGCGCGATCGCGATAACTCTGACATGTGTTTATATACAGTTATGTCGGTCGGTGTGAGAAATGCGGGCTAGGCGGAGCGAGCATTGCAAAGCTGTCAGCTCGTGAGTCGATCTTGGCTTCTTCTGCAGCGCCCGCCAGCGAGGCGATCGAAAGCAAGGCGCAATGCGCGACAGAGCGAACTAAGAACCTCATGGAACTCTCCACACAACACCGCGCCGTTCGCGCGGCGTTGGAGCCGGCGCTCAGGGAGTAAGACGCGTGTCGGCTGCCGAATCAATCGGCGAGGCGAAGCCGACCTCGATCACGTCGGCTTTTGTCTCAACACGCCGCAGCGGCGTCGTCGCGAGAACCGCAGAGAGGGCGATCTCCGGCGCAAGCCCATCGACGGAACCACGAAGAATTACGCTTGTGGCCGTTGCTTGTACGCGCGGTGATTCGTACACGAGAGACCGGCCGGTTTCCCGCGCCGCCCATTCTAGAAATGCAGCCAGCGATACGCTGTCGAGCGAAAACGGCGGCGCGACCTCGCTCGCCCATCGCCAAGCCTCGTCACTCGGTGGAATCAGTTCCCTTTGCACTGATCCTTGCGTAGAGATATCCAGCCGCTCCCCCGCCGTTGCGACGACACTGGCGATCTCGCCTTCGACAATCACACGGCCTTCACGGACGCTGACTTCGATTCCATCGACCCGCATACGCACTTGATACTGCGTTCCAAGATGCCGAATGATCCCTGCGTGCGTAGCCACGATAAAGTCCTTCGCGGGCTCGCCCGGCTTCGCATCGACATAGACGGCGCCTGCATTCAACGCGAAACGATCACGCGCGGCGATGCTGAACGACGTGTTGCGATCAATACGGACAGAAAGACCGTTATCGAACTGCAGCGCCGCACGCCCGTCACTGCGCACGATGTCGCCAATCCCGATGCGCTGCCCTTCGCCGATGCGCAACCAGCCTTCGCCGTTCGACGCCCGGAACATTCCGCCTTCGACGCGCTGTATGGTTGCCACCGGCCGGCCTCGCTCCTCCGTCACCTTGAAACTGATCGTGGCGCCCAATATAACGGCGCAGACCGATGCTGCTGCCGCCCACATGAAAGTACGCCGTCGCTGGCGCGTCTTCACGACGGCCTGCCATTCCGCATGCACGGCCGCTTGAACTTCTCGCACCATGCCCTCCGGAGGCTCGGCGCGCATTCCGGTCTCGCGAAGAATCGCGGCGATCTCCGCGTCGTCCGAATTCAAATCGTCACGATTGCTCATAAATCAATGTCCACGCATACCGGAGAGTACGTCGTTCGCCGCCATCCCGAAGACGGTTTCCAGTACCGACCTAAACGCTACACGCGCTCGCGCCAACATCGACTGAACGGCAATCTGACCGACGCCCAAAAGCGCTGCGATCTCCTCTACACTTCGGCCTTCGATATACTTCCACTCCAGCACGTCGCCGTAACGATTCGGCAATTTGTCAAGCACTGACTGCACAATTCGTCGCGTTTCATCGGCGCTATAGCCGTGCAATGGCTCATCATCGCAAGGCGCAGCAA
This window contains:
- a CDS encoding BamA/TamA family outer membrane protein, with product MNALHVDTHVTTIRQHLLFKEGDLFSRRVLDETERLLREQRYLGEASIRTLHYNDDNTVDVLVRVRDVWTMSPGISFGRKGGENSTKFAFEDTNFLGLGKTISVGRSQNVDRSAWRLGYVDPHVLGSWWRLSAAHSTLSDGSDDQLSFGRPFYSLDSRWCAELNAIDTDATLPRYSLGKETERFGARVRAIGFDGGISRGLVDGRAIRYLFGLRYDKRSFSTDPSDPTALIPSDRNYVYPYVGVQWIEDAYITTRNLNQIGRTEDVHLGRSLTMTAGWASSALGSTSNAFMLRTDGEAGFDLGNEQYLIGSFELKSRVEAGDLRNAQLEADGQYYKRQSKHRVFFARLAATWASYLDEDTQLLLGGDNGLRGYPLRYQAGTSSAVLALEQRFYTNWQPLKLVNVGAAVFADAGRMWGRDRFAAVPKGWLTDVGVGLRLGSARSGLGNILHIDIAIPLDRTDDIDAMQLTIETKKSF
- a CDS encoding TonB-dependent receptor plug domain-containing protein encodes the protein MYASPYANRRVSDVLDELRGAGFVFIYSTHTVPAGLRITVEPVARGGVELAREILAPHGLMLLEAAPKIYSIARAAKTAGPRPPSADAYPIEELVVQTSRYTLSNDLATTATFLTQDQIKDLPQLAGETLRAVQRLPGSATNGFSGIGPVRGGEPGEVAIILDGLRLYEPFHLKNFLSPVSLLDSRLIDSVAYYSGGFPAIYGDRMSAVIEAHSIRPGQPRYFELGVDLFHASALGSVSFAEDRGRALLSYRRSNLGELAKFSEAEFGEPNYQDAFGRLGYSLTERTRASFNVLVSIDTIEALRARETQKVTAEYRNVYAWATLEHEWSEAASSRGILSYTDLSNDRYGRISEAARTAMLNDERTFHVLGLRWENLLDTDLLQHRFGLEGRRLWGQYRYVSDVSLAAGTPFPGSPALQVQRDLSPEPDGYEAVAYWDVRTDITDRWTFQGGLRFDTQTYDGSGDGAQWSPRLSALYALGRHSNLRVGWGRFYQPQGINELQVEDGIDRFNPVQSADHFIVGFDHAFATGLDLRIEAYRKRYRRLSPRFENMFDPVVLFPEAEFDRVMIDPDSARAYGIEALLRLRPHGSWSGWLSYAWSRAEDRIDGRDVPRSWDQRHALTLGVVWSKGPWTVSLANSYHSGWPRTPLRIEFDSGVPRVSSGVRNRDHFGSYNSLDLRVTRVFALSRGVLDVFAEVTNATSKANACCVQYKSHVNESGSVHYESDVDSWLPLVPSVGVLWRY
- a CDS encoding IS1380 family transposase, producing the protein MPTQCNAEQLQFSCVERRRVVAAFDGGTVSSDAGALLLGKCDEAIGLIDRLAGCFVDSRDPNLIEHTVRTLIGQRVFAMALGYEDLNDHDSLRHDPVFGALLGKLEPKRRGDCAALAGKSTLNRLELHAAQGISRYHKIRPDTQAIEGLWVDLYLDAHHEAPSEIVLDLDATDDPLHGHQEGRFFHGYYDGYCYLPLYIFAGEHLLCAKLRRSNIDGAAGAREEVERIVAQIRQRWGAVKIILRADSGFCREELMSWCEQNAVDYVFGLARNARLVRSIGAELQAAAAESRETQQSARRFKELVYRTRKSWCRARRVVAKAEQTGDKANPRFIVTSVSMRQWPTRALYEEFYCARGECENRIKEAQLDLFADRLSTATFRANQLRLWLSSAAYVLMHALRRIGLAGTALARACANTIRLRLLKIGAVVTVSVRRVKLAMSEACATQREFIAAFHALSAAAR
- a CDS encoding cytochrome c, encoding MEKFVSQPLKPRSFFIVSLSVLLATFATALGAQSVEAAKPMALRTIMERLGRDMQAVTGAISKEDWPLVAELAPRIAKHAEPPMSEKMRILAWLGADAGKFRGLDGQVHDAATAMGEAAKRGDGQAVIATFSKIQQSCLACHQSYRRSFVEKFYGSR
- a CDS encoding FecR family protein, giving the protein MSNRDDLNSDDAEIAAILRETGMRAEPPEGMVREVQAAVHAEWQAVVKTRQRRRTFMWAAAASVCAVILGATISFKVTEERGRPVATIQRVEGGMFRASNGEGWLRIGEGQRIGIGDIVRSDGRAALQFDNGLSVRIDRNTSFSIAARDRFALNAGAVYVDAKPGEPAKDFIVATHAGIIRHLGTQYQVRMRVDGIEVSVREGRVIVEGEIASVVATAGERLDISTQGSVQRELIPPSDEAWRWASEVAPPFSLDSVSLAAFLEWAARETGRSLVYESPRVQATATSVILRGSVDGLAPEIALSAVLATTPLRRVETKADVIEVGFASPIDSAADTRLTP
- a CDS encoding EamA family transporter — translated: MDRWIWYAIVSMVFAGATGVVAKLGLTGISAELGLAVRTSVVFLIVLATAAVIVPRSELQSLTAVNLGWLALSGALAAISWIFYYKAIHAGEVATVALIDKGSVVVAVVLAFLILKEPITAAKLVGGSLMVLGLVVVARG